In the genome of Agromyces sp. Leaf222, one region contains:
- the aceA gene encoding isocitrate lyase has product MSTNRPGDQIQTAAELQLEWDANPRWEGVSRDYTAEDVVALRGPVREERTLAKRGAERLWDDIRKNTGTAFAPMEQPEWSAALGALTGNQAVQQVRAGLKAIYLSGWQVAADANLSGQTYPDQSLYPANSVPAVVRRINNALLRTGQIEQGTEAQTGITDWMAPIVADAEAGFGGPLNAYELMHQMIEAGAAGVHWEDQLASEKKCGHMGGKVLIPTSQHIRTINAARLAADVAGVPSIIIARTDALAATLLTSDHDERDKPFVTGERTAEGFYEVQNGIEPVIARGLAYAEYADLLWVESAEPDLDLARRFAEAVHAKFPGKRLSYNCSPSFNWKRHLDDDQIAKFQRELASMGYAFQFITLAGFHALNHSMFTLAKDYNERHMSAYVELQEAEFASEASGYTATRHQREVGTGYFDQIATALNPNSATLALVGSTEEDQFAH; this is encoded by the coding sequence ATGAGCACCAACCGACCCGGCGACCAGATCCAGACCGCAGCCGAGCTGCAGCTCGAGTGGGACGCGAACCCGCGTTGGGAGGGCGTCAGCCGCGACTACACCGCCGAGGACGTCGTCGCCCTGCGCGGCCCGGTGCGCGAGGAGCGCACGCTCGCCAAGCGCGGCGCCGAGCGCCTGTGGGACGACATCCGGAAGAACACCGGCACCGCCTTCGCACCCATGGAGCAGCCCGAGTGGTCGGCCGCGCTCGGCGCCCTCACCGGCAACCAGGCCGTGCAGCAGGTGCGCGCCGGCCTCAAGGCGATCTACCTGAGCGGCTGGCAGGTCGCGGCCGACGCGAACCTCAGCGGCCAGACCTACCCCGACCAGTCGCTCTACCCCGCGAACTCGGTGCCGGCCGTCGTGCGCCGCATCAACAACGCGCTGCTGCGCACCGGCCAGATCGAGCAGGGCACCGAGGCCCAGACCGGCATCACCGACTGGATGGCGCCGATCGTCGCCGACGCCGAGGCCGGCTTCGGCGGCCCGCTGAACGCCTACGAGCTCATGCACCAGATGATCGAGGCCGGCGCCGCGGGCGTGCACTGGGAGGACCAGCTCGCCAGCGAGAAGAAGTGCGGCCACATGGGCGGCAAGGTGCTGATCCCGACGAGCCAGCACATCCGCACGATCAACGCGGCCCGTCTGGCGGCGGATGTCGCGGGCGTGCCGTCGATCATCATCGCCCGCACCGACGCGCTCGCCGCGACCCTGCTCACGAGCGACCACGACGAGCGCGACAAGCCGTTCGTGACGGGTGAGCGCACCGCGGAGGGCTTCTACGAGGTGCAGAACGGCATCGAGCCGGTCATCGCCCGTGGCCTCGCGTACGCCGAGTACGCCGACCTGCTCTGGGTCGAGTCGGCCGAGCCCGACCTCGACCTCGCGCGTCGATTCGCCGAGGCCGTGCACGCGAAGTTCCCGGGCAAGCGCCTGAGCTACAACTGCTCGCCCTCGTTCAACTGGAAACGCCACCTCGACGACGACCAGATCGCGAAGTTCCAGCGCGAGCTCGCCTCGATGGGCTACGCGTTCCAGTTCATCACCCTCGCGGGCTTCCACGCCCTCAACCACTCCATGTTCACGCTCGCGAAGGACTACAACGAGCGGCACATGAGCGCATACGTCGAACTCCAGGAGGCGGAATTCGCCTCGGAGGCATCCGGGTACACCGCCACGCGCCACCAGCGCGAGGTCGGCACCGGCTACTTCGACCAGATCGCCACGGCGCTGAACCCCAACAGCGCGACGCTCGCCCTCGTCGGATCGACCGAGGAAGACCAGTTCGCTCACTGA
- the aceB gene encoding malate synthase A has translation MNTTPTMTLERERADAASARRPEPKPATGSFQTVEPRLEVAPAGATGGELVARYGEILTPEALAFLAALHDRFAGTRHELLAERLQTRVDAANGRDPRFMPETAWIRDDSAWRVAGPGPGLEDRRVEITGPTDRKMAINALNSGAKVWLADQEDATSPTWTNVIEGQLTLFDFLRGDLEYTSPEGKAYRVTAEQTPTIVMRPRGWHLVEKHLTFHDRAGRAMAASGSLVDFGLYFFHNAQALIAAGRGPYFYLPKLESHREAKLWNDIFVFAQRELGIPQGTIRATVLIETIQAAFQMDEILYELREHCAGLNAGRWDYIFSIVKTFRSRGRRWVFPDRKAITMTVPFMRAYTELLVQTCHKRGAHAIGGMSAFIPNRRDPEVTERALAAVTADKRREAGDGFDGTWVAHPDLIPTARAEFDAVLGDRPNQVDRLRDDVEVTAADLLDIPSIGGEVTEAGVRDNVSIAIRYIESWLRGTGAAAIDNLMEDAATAEISRSQIWQWLDNNTVTAEGTRIDQTSIVRLMAEAVAALPRFEGDRFDDAISVFRTVALEPEFPTFLTVGAYARFL, from the coding sequence ATGAACACGACCCCGACCATGACCCTCGAGCGCGAGCGAGCGGATGCCGCATCCGCACGTCGCCCCGAACCGAAGCCCGCGACCGGCAGCTTCCAGACCGTCGAGCCCCGCCTCGAGGTCGCGCCGGCCGGCGCGACCGGCGGCGAGCTCGTCGCCCGCTACGGCGAGATCCTCACGCCGGAGGCGCTCGCGTTCCTCGCCGCGCTGCACGATCGGTTCGCCGGAACGCGTCACGAGCTGCTCGCCGAGCGCCTGCAGACCCGCGTCGATGCCGCGAACGGACGCGACCCGCGCTTCATGCCCGAGACGGCATGGATCCGCGACGACTCGGCATGGCGCGTCGCGGGCCCCGGCCCCGGCCTCGAGGACCGTCGTGTCGAGATCACCGGCCCGACCGATCGCAAGATGGCGATCAACGCGTTGAACTCGGGCGCGAAGGTCTGGCTCGCCGACCAGGAGGATGCCACGAGCCCCACCTGGACGAACGTCATCGAGGGCCAGCTGACCCTGTTCGACTTCCTGCGCGGCGACCTCGAGTACACGAGCCCCGAGGGCAAGGCGTACCGGGTCACGGCCGAGCAGACCCCGACGATCGTGATGCGCCCGCGCGGCTGGCACCTCGTCGAGAAGCACCTGACGTTCCACGACCGGGCGGGGCGCGCCATGGCCGCGTCGGGGTCGCTCGTGGACTTCGGGCTGTACTTCTTCCACAACGCGCAGGCGCTCATCGCGGCCGGTCGCGGGCCGTACTTCTACCTGCCGAAGCTCGAGTCGCACCGCGAGGCGAAGCTCTGGAACGACATCTTCGTCTTCGCGCAGCGCGAGCTCGGCATCCCGCAGGGCACGATCCGCGCGACCGTGCTCATCGAGACGATCCAGGCCGCGTTCCAGATGGACGAGATCCTCTACGAGCTGCGCGAGCACTGCGCGGGCCTCAACGCCGGCCGCTGGGACTACATCTTCTCGATCGTGAAAACGTTCCGCTCGCGCGGCCGCCGCTGGGTCTTCCCCGACCGCAAGGCGATCACCATGACGGTGCCGTTCATGCGGGCCTACACCGAACTGCTCGTGCAGACGTGCCACAAGCGCGGGGCACATGCGATCGGCGGCATGAGCGCGTTCATCCCGAACCGCCGCGACCCCGAGGTCACCGAGCGGGCACTCGCCGCCGTGACGGCCGACAAGCGGCGTGAGGCCGGCGACGGCTTCGACGGCACCTGGGTCGCGCACCCCGACCTGATCCCCACCGCCCGTGCGGAGTTCGACGCCGTGCTCGGCGACCGGCCGAACCAGGTCGACCGCCTGCGCGACGACGTCGAGGTGACGGCAGCCGACCTGCTCGACATCCCCTCGATCGGCGGAGAGGTGACCGAGGCCGGCGTGCGCGACAACGTCTCGATCGCCATCCGCTACATCGAGTCGTGGCTGCGCGGCACGGGTGCCGCGGCCATCGACAACCTCATGGAGGATGCCGCGACGGCAGAGATCTCGCGCTCGCAGATCTGGCAGTGGCTCGACAACAACACCGTCACCGCCGAGGGCACGCGCATCGACCAGACGTCGATCGTGCGCCTCATGGCCGAGGCCGTCGCGGCCCTGCCGCGGTTCGAGGGCGACCGGTTCGACGACGCGATCTCGGTGTTCCGCACCGTGGCGCTCGAGCCCGAGTTCCCGACGTTCCTCACGGTGGGGGCGTACGCCAGGTTCCTCTGA
- a CDS encoding GNAT family N-acetyltransferase, producing the protein MTRTTIRQARPTDAAALAELAAETFPLACPPSTTAEAIAEFIAANFTVERFTEYLADADRILVVAEAGIVDDDSGTGELVGYTMLIAGDPTDADVAAAVTTRPTIELSKFYTRKVLHGTGSVAGPLMTGTLEAAEATGVAAVWLGVNEENERAIRFYEKHGFVKSGRKHFRLGDRDEDDWVLVRPAAATPA; encoded by the coding sequence GTGACCCGAACCACGATTCGCCAGGCCAGGCCGACGGATGCCGCGGCGCTCGCCGAGCTCGCAGCCGAGACGTTCCCGCTCGCCTGCCCGCCCTCGACCACCGCCGAGGCGATCGCCGAGTTCATCGCCGCGAACTTCACGGTCGAGCGCTTCACTGAATACCTGGCCGACGCGGACCGGATCCTCGTCGTCGCCGAGGCCGGCATCGTCGACGACGACTCGGGCACGGGCGAACTCGTCGGCTACACGATGCTCATCGCGGGCGATCCGACCGATGCGGATGTCGCGGCCGCCGTCACGACGCGGCCCACCATCGAGCTCAGCAAGTTCTACACACGCAAGGTGCTGCACGGAACGGGCTCGGTCGCCGGGCCGCTCATGACCGGCACGCTCGAGGCCGCCGAGGCGACCGGTGTCGCCGCCGTCTGGCTGGGCGTCAACGAGGAGAACGAGCGGGCGATCCGCTTCTACGAGAAGCACGGGTTCGTGAAGTCGGGCCGCAAGCACTTCCGGCTCGGCGACCGCGACGAGGACGACTGGGTGCTCGTGCGCCCGGCGGCCGCGACCCCCGCCTAG